The Hordeum vulgare subsp. vulgare chromosome 4H, MorexV3_pseudomolecules_assembly, whole genome shotgun sequence genomic interval GTGTCATATGCCTATAAGCAGAACGGAAAACTAACACATTTATTCATCACAAAAGAAAGTGACATACAAAATGGTCGTGAAAAAGTACATTGTTTTACAATATCTGACAAAAGTTATCATCTAATATATTGTTGATGCTCTGATATGTCTTTACTATAACTACAAGGAGAGGTATAAGTCATGGAACCTTAACGACGTTAGCACCAGCATTGTAAGCAGATATAACCTGCAAAGCCAAATATAACAACGATGTGAGAATAAAATTATGTCCACTACTCTAAATTTCACCGCCAGCATCactaaatgtcatgcaagttcgtaTGTGGAATGTAGTACATACCTCAGTTGGTGTCAGCACTCCTGGAATATATAGAATTTCACTTCCATCAAGATCATAAAGTATTTCCTTAAACAATAAGATTGAAAGAATCAattaacatttatatactgtgtagGATGCAAACACTACAATCACCAAATAGCAGATGATAGATTTCTAGGAGTATTAGATATACTGAAGTAATTGGAAGCAAATGGATCAAATTTGCAATAAATTATTGGCACCCTAAATCCTATACTACAGGCCTGTAAGGATCTCTAATATCAAATATGTTACCTTGCCAAACTGTACACGGAATGTCCCTAGTGATGTGCATAACCAGTAATCACAGACTATGGGAAACACGTGCATTTGTAGCAAAATAAACATTATTACAAATGCAATACTACTATAACTCTTACCATGACTGTACCAGGGCTCATGAGAAACTGTGCACCAGCTCTAATGGCTTTCCTTGCATCATCAGCATTGAGGACCGTACCAACCTAAGTATAGAGTGCAGGAAGATCAGAATGCATCATAAGCAACCTAACACTGTTGCTTATAGTTAGCATGCAGGGGTTGTGTGGGACAGCTTTGATGGAGTAGTAAATTGTGAGTATTACTTTCCAAGAAACGCAGTGGGGCATTGCGACACTCACACGGCAAGTCTTAAAAGTTCAGGTGTAAAGGCTGTAAAAGCCATGGACATGGTACTTGGTAATAAGAGTATCACGTTTTGAAGATTATATAAAAAGACCAggcttcacaacacatatatatatatatggcagTTAGCTGACAAGCCATATGTTCAAGGAATGATGCAAATGCCAAAGACTCACCCCAAATGTCAAGGAAGGATAACTCCTACAAAGATCCTCAACAACCTGTTTTGAAGATTTATCGATGAATCAAAAGCTAGCAAGCAGCAACGATAATGGTTAATGGGCAAAAGTTGCAGACGAATTGCGAGAGAGGCCCACCTCTAGCACTCCAGGAGTGGACATTACGATTTCTAGCTGAACaacattgcatatgtttgttagcaCCAAGACAAGAAATAATAAAACACCAAATGAACAAAACAATGCTAGCATGTAAAGAAAAGTCTGGCATGGATGGTTCCTCATTTGCAAGCAACAGGCAAGGAAATACTCCTTTACAAGCAAACAATATATTCAGAACAGAGAACACCCTACGACTCCACGCGCCCGGCGAAACCAGAGAATGCATCGGAGCAACTGACTCACCACGGAGACGCCGCCGCGAACTGCCGCGTGGGCCGCCTGCATCGCCGTCTCGCCGCTGCAAGGGGGGAGCGAAGGAGACAAGGGTCAGCCGCGAATCCTTGGGCTCTGCTCCGGCGAGGCCAAGCGCCGAACAGGTGGCGTGCAGCGTGGACCGGGCGGAGGACAGCCTTTCGCTTACTCTTGCGCGCGGAGGCAGGCAATGACGCGCGAGCGCAGTATGGCGGCGAGCGCCTTCGGTGGCCGCGGCGGATCTCGCCGGCGAGGCTGGGAGGCGAGAAGAGGCAGCCGTGCTGCGGCGACGAGCATGAGCATCCTGGGTGGCGCTAGCCGTTGGATGTGAAAGAGGAAACAGGATGTGGGCCGATGGAACATTTGCAGAACAAGCCTCATGGTGTAACTGATTGCGCGAACCATCCTTCCAGTCCACAAGTATCCAAAGAACCCATCTGTCTCCCGCGCATTGGTGAGTGACCTCCTGCGGCTAAATTTCGTGTTCTCGTCTTTTTCTCAAACTTGATCCATATTTTTCTGAAACTTTTCGTGTTAATATGTCTGCTTCGCGTCCGCGCCAACCCATTTCCGGCCCAAATTTGAGATGGAAATGTGTTGGCGCGGACGCGAAGCGGACACGCGTGCCCTCTCGGTGTCCGTCCCATCCACACCCGTCGGTCATCCAACTATCCGCGGTCAACTTAATTAATGACGGTCATCCTCCTCGGGCCCACGCGTGAGCGATCGCGGTtggccttttttaatccgagccCCCGTCGTCTATCACCGCGCGCTGCGCCCAGAAGATGTCGCCTACCTCCAGCATAGGAGGGCGTTGCGCCTGGCGGAGGAGCGCGCCCGTGTTGCGCTACCGccgccaccgttgccaccaaCACTGCGCGCGCCAGCACAACCTAACCTCACCGGCCTCGACGCCGACAAGAGGACGCCTAGGGTAGCGCGTAGTTTAACATAATGGGGAGTTGGGGACGTGTGGACTCTCGCCAGCCTTCGTGGCTAGCTTTAATGTTTAGTTTATGCTTTTTTTATTTTCAGAAATATCTGTAAAAAAATTACGCGTCGTCAAAATGGGTCGGGCCAGCGTTGGGCGCACGCGCCGACCCAAACACGGAAGTCGATGTTGATGTCCGtcgggccgacccaaacggacaaaaacgtCATCCGTTTGTGTCGGCCGGTTGGGGTTGCTCTTAAGGGGGGCCAAGCCCCCTTCTCGTGCCCCCTCTGTCTCCGCCACTGACCCGAAGCACCCGTGTTTTCTCTATAAAGGCCTTCCTTGGTCCTCATTCTCACGGCATGGGCATGGTGAAAACACATAACGCATGTGTCCTTGACTCGATTCAGTCCTCTACTTTCCTACTGGTGGTTCAGTATATCCAGGATGATGCACACCTCtggtctaagagcatctccagccgttcgCCCCCACAGGGGCCTGAAATAGTGCTGCCTGGGGGTGCGCCGGTGGAAAAACGGTGTGGGGGCTTGGgttcccagcccccccccccccccccaagggctTCCCCAGTCGCCGCTTTCGGCCCACTTTCGGTGTAAAATTGGCCCATATTCAGCATGCTTCGACACAAATTGAATAACAATAGTTATTTTTTTATCACATAGTTCATCACagaaatcaatacaaatcaaaaaatAGCTTAACAagtcaatacaaatcaaaaattgagctaggcgttgcccttgagcctccataggtgctccaccaaatCGTGTTGCAATTGTTAATGCACGTGTGGGTCTCGGATCTCCTAACGCATGTTGTGAAAGACAGTCCAGGTTGCCGGTAGCTCATGATCAACTTGGGCAAGAGGACCTTGCATGTAATATGGTTTAGTGTCAAACACTGGCTCCTCCTACtcgctctcaatgatcatgttgtgcaagacCACACATCAAGTCTTGACTTCCCACATTTGATCTTTCGACCAGGTCTGAGCGGTGTCCCGGCCAACAGCAAAACGagattgaagcacaccaaatgCCCGCTCGATATCCACGCTTGGAAAAATAGGAGTTCTTGCCTCGTGGTGCAGGATTTGAGATAGTCTTCATAAATATGGACCATCTCGGATAGATGTCATCTGCtaggtagtatcccttgttgtagtggTGCCCATTGACCTCGTAGTTAACCAGAGgagcatgaccttcaacaagCTTAGCAAAGACATTCGAACACTGCAGTACGCTGATGTCATTGTGAGTTCCtggcataccaaagaaggagtgcCAAATCCGGAGGTCATGTGTGACCACATCTTCAAGTACCACACTGCAACCTCCTTTGACGCCTTTGTACATCCCTTGTCAAGCAAATGGATAGTTTTTCCCTTGCTTTGCCTTCAGTGGGCCTGGCGCTGAGCCACCTCGCCGTGGCTTTGCATTGCTCGCGAACAGGCCGGCCAGAGGGGCGAGGACCATGAGGTGCTCTTCATCATGGGCGTCGGCATCGGCTTCCTCCTCCAATAGTGTCGCGAACACCTCCTCGTCGTCAGAGTCCATCGCCCAGGCAAATTGCCGAACACCTGGCGGGCGTGACGGACGCGCGGCCGCATCCATGCCCAGAGCGCCACGAAAACTCGCCAAGAAGCACGGGGTGGCGAAGCCACGGCGAACCCTACGTTCGTCGACAGGGTGATGGCCTTTGTAGCAGAAGTAGGTCGGTGGGTGGCGCCGGAATTGGCACGGTGAAGAAATGGGTGGTACGCGAGCGGTGGATCCGAAAAAGAAAAGGCCTTTTTTCGCCTgacggggcgggggggggggggggtaacgcgTCGTTTTTTTCTTCCGCCGGCGTTCCTGGACGCCTCCCAGCACGCTGGGTTCGGGCTGGGACCGACGGGGCCAATTTCGACCCTAACCGGCAAAAAACTGATTCCTCGGGACACGACTGAGCCGTTTTTTCTTCGCCAACGAAAAAAATAATCTGAAAAAAGGCCTGTTGGGGGCCCGGCTGGACATGCTTTAAGGCGGAGCTGAGAGGATGAATATGCTTGTTCCCGAGATTTAGGCCTTGGTTGTTGTCTTGATAAACGGAATTAACGCCTAGTTTTAACAAAACACGTtctattaggattttttttctttcaaaaactAGTTTTACTAATAAGTTGGTAAGGAATAAGCATGCGCAAAAACCTGGTTAAATGGTGAAACATGTTTAAGCACGATGGACGAACATCCGCGTAAGAGATGATCGTGTCCAGCATGGATGCCGCGGTTTTTTTTTAAGAGAACAACCTCCGGCCTCTACATCTGGACGATGCATGTAGTCACTTTATTAATAATACATAAAATACCTTATAAAATAATACAACAGTAAGACTGAAGCCATCATCCACGCAACATTTGTCGATACTTCTATTCAGTTGATGAAGGGATGTTGATAGTCTAGGCCTAATACCAAACAGACCTCACAGTCAAACCTAACATCTAGGATGTGAGGCCCCAACCAAGCCACATGTTGGATATGGGGCACCCACCGGTCCCGCGCACACCCAGAGGCCGTCGTCGCCACCTGCCACCAATCCATCTTCAGAGCTGTACTGATGCATCTACCTTGCCGAGTCTAGTTGTCGTAGACGCCACCACGACGCCAGACGGCGTCGCCCTCCTGCGCGTGTCCGTCATCGCACATCAGGCGCCTAATCTCCAGGGCGCCATGCCATCAAGATCCATCGTCATCAATGTGTATgatgaagcaccgctccaccaaAGATGTCATCCACTGGTCTCTCGACCCCGTATAAATCTCCAAGAATGACGCCCCCAAGGGGGGAAATGACGCAAGCGCGCTGCCTTCTTCTGATCTCTCGATCTAGGGTTTCCTCCGAAGGTAGCAGATAGTGGTCTAGACCTTCTCCACGACGATGCCTTCAAAAAGGGAACGACACCATAGAGTGCCGCCATCGTCGGCCTTGGCATCTAACCAAGAGCAGGTTTTCATCCAGACATGTTCAAAGAACTCCATCCAACTTTTTATCCACGGATCACCGTCTTTTTTGTCAGAGACTAGATCAACAGGATCCAGCCGCCGCTGCCTGACCAGCCGCGGCACCACCACGATGCCAAAGCAGCCAACTTTGGCAGGCCCACCACGCCAGCATGCCGTCGCATACTAGACCCGTCGGCCCACCAAAGTCCATCTAGGCCCGATGAGATCCGAGATTCCGGTCGCCGCCACAAAGGCGTCTCCCCTGCGGGAAGGCTGCGCCACCATTGTCGTCGCCGCCATGCACGCCGCCGGCATCCCGCAACACCGCGCCACCGGGTCACCGAAGTCCATGCCGTCGTCGCCATGGGAGGACGCCACCGCATGCGAGGGAAGAAGACCCCGCCGCTGCCATCACAGCGCCCGAGCTTCGCCGACGTGAACTCTGGTGGCGGCGGGAGGGACAGATCGGAGCGAGGTGCTGAGGGCCGGCAGCGCGGTTCCCCCTTGTCGCCTAGAGTGGGCGACCTCATGGGTGCCGCGGTAGGCCGTCTCAATGCTCATGAAGGTGAATCTTAGCAGAAGAAATAACACTCGTGCGAATGACGAATCATTTAAGAACAAGAATTAGCATACAAGGAATCTGCTGCGGCTGCACAACTCAAGATCAAAATTGTTGAGAGTTGAGACAAGCATCTAGGACGTGGAACCAAGCCCTGAAGACGTTGGTGATGTAGTGCCGACCTGCTCGGACCAGTGATCGACTGCGCGACGGGATGAGTACTCGCCGGAGAGGGGTCAGTGGTCAACAGTGATCACGACGGCCCGACAATGGTAACGGCCATGAGCACCGCAAGATGACTGGTAGCTGAGAAGGAGCAGGGCCGGGCCTATGTTTTGAAAGACCCTAGGGCAAAGTCCATGACTTGTCGCTCAGAAGGAGCAGGGCCATGCTATTCGTCATCCGGAGTGAGAAATAGTTATTCCTCAACCTtttttattttaacatcaatgcattgTAATTTTATATTTCATAAATTTTATCTTATTTCataaaaaaaagacaaaaaaaatatataattatcATAAAAGTATTTTATgttacgtaaaattacaaacatcacCACTTTATCACCCAATAATGGAACAGGAATCAACAGTCCCAACATATGTTTTCGGCCGCCACGTTTTATCTTGATCGCAAACTAAAAGTTAATACTATTACATAATTCGATTTTCAAATGTCAAGTGGTACAATAATAATAACCACCCTCTGGTTTCTTCTCAGCCAGCATCACTAAGCTTAATCCAACAAACATTCTGGCGATTTTAACTGCCAGGATACCTACGGTTTATTCGCCCGAAACAGCATTTGCAACACATGCTCACAAAATTGGCTAGTCCAAGTCAAATCTTGGTACTATATCGATTTGCCCGCGCAAGATATCCCTTTATGGCCACCAGACGCGGGTTACAAACGCAATACCTAGTGCTTCTTTGGATTTCGCGTGCTCGGTCAGAAACTTACTTGTTAGTTTATTCCTCCTGAGATTCACCTCTAGCTTTAGCCCGCCTCTCAAGTTCTGCAATCTTCTTCTCAAGAAACACAACCCGGTCGCTTAGCTCAGCATTAGACTGCTCTGACCCGTTGACTGCGGTGGTTGAATCACTGTTGACTACGGTGGATGAATCACCGTTGTCCCCGGTGGGTGTATTGACTGCTGACACTGGCTTTGGTGCCTTGAAAAGGTTGAAGGTCGACACTTCCGCAGGTGCGGGCTGTGGTACTATCTCAGGAAGATTCAAGAAATACCTCACGGCTGTCTTCCGGAGAGCTGAGAGAAAAATTGAAAGGAACATATAAGCATTAGAAATTAGGAAAGGAGAAAAACAGAAGACATGgacgtgtgcaagatttcaagtctGGCGAAGGACTTACCAAAACCATACCCAAGAGAAAACAAGTTTGCGGTCACCCAGTAACAGAAAATTGCCTGCAGAAGCAAAAGGAATATTAATGGCAATGCAGAAAAAAAGAAGATTTTTGGTATTAGGGTAAACAGGGCGATGTTGATGCTGCAAACAGAGAAACTTAGCTACGTTAAGATGGAACAAAAGTAGATCGCTATTAGGATAAGCATGAAACCATATTTATTTTTGGTATTGACACGACATATTTCTTACTACCTCCGTCCAGAATTAGTTGTCACTCAAATGGATGCATATACTAAAATAATACGTCTAGATACATCCGTTTGAGCGACAACTAATTCCGGGCGGAGGACGATTTGTAGAGTGTGGATGACAGCTCTAGCTTATTTTCTTAAAAACAGGATTTACACACATCTCAATCAATCAGTGTACTAATCATCTTGAATAGTTAGGTGGAAAAACAGGTCCTACTTTAGGGAACACAAATTGCTGTATCTGAAACACTACAAACACCTAAATGGCAGCTCCAACTGAACCATGCGAAACACTACaagggaacggagggagtaaatttcTGCTCTAGCTCACCCACAAAGAAATCAAGGGAGTGACCCATACATGTGTTATGACCAACTCCAAACCACACCATGAAAGTTTGACAATGGTGCAAACAAGGCTTtaacacacacaaaaaattgTCCTACATTTCAGGTAATATGAAGCCCGTGTATGGATGAATAAGGCAACTAGGGAAGACTGACTGTGGTTGTGGTTACAGTGAAATAGTTATTGAATGGACTTTCCATATGGGGCAGATTTTGCCTAGTTTCAGAAGCTAATCTGAGGTAGTATGCGATTGTCTGCCAACAAGCCCAGATTTAGTAATTCATTACGGGAGGCACTTATGCATGCCAACTAACCTGCATTCCCCGTATGTTCAAATTCCTTACAGATAATTTGTAGCTAGAATTTTATGGCTATGATTCATGAAattaatattcttgagtatttcaTACCTTGGGAAAGTGCATTGTAAATGGTATAGTCATAAGAGCCAATATTCTAGAGAACTTCTTCATTGTTTGCAGCATAGGATTTCCCTCCATGCCTTCTTGCATGTTgagctggaaaaaaaaatcattttcttaACTATACAATAACATATAAGacatatttattgcatcagcctggGTACACACCTCCACCGTAGCCAAGAATGTCGCCGATGTCAACACTGGGAGGATATAAAGTTCGTCAGGAGTTGTCAAATCAGTAAACCAATATGCTCCACCTCCTTTCAAAGAAGGGACTTTCTCCACCATGTTTTGTATCTGCAGTTGAGACAAACACAAGGTGGAAGATAAACATACTGCAAAATGGCTGTATCATAACTAGGAGTTGTTGTAGTAAGAAAATTCGACATTACAAGGAAGTGGTATAAACTTACAGCAAAGAAAAAGCTCATGAATATAGGCCCTTGGATGAATAGACCCTTCAAGGGTGTCAATGGATTAACACCGCGCCTGACGGGAG includes:
- the LOC123447457 gene encoding KHG/KDPG aldolase-like, which translates into the protein MLMLVAAARLPLLASQPRRRDPPRPPKALAAILRSRVIACLRAQDGETAMQAAHAAVRGGVSVLEIVMSTPGVLEVVEDLCRSYPSLTFGVGTVLNADDARKAIRAGAQFLMSPGTVMEILYDLDGSEILYIPGVLTPTEVISAYNAGANVVKVYPVSVMGGEMYMSALKKPFPLVPMVASQGITIGSIKSYMEAGASAVVLSDAIFGKELMRERDFIGISALANQATLQASQRGR